Proteins co-encoded in one Aerococcaceae bacterium DSM 111021 genomic window:
- the rpmD gene encoding 50S ribosomal protein L30, which yields MANLEITLKRSFIGRKQNQIQTAKALGLTKLNKTVVKPDNESVRGMVRTISHMVEVKEA from the coding sequence ATGGCCAACTTAGAAATTACATTAAAACGTAGCTTTATTGGACGTAAACAAAACCAAATTCAAACTGCAAAGGCATTAGGTTTAACAAAGCTTAATAAAACTGTAGTAAAACCAGATAATGAATCTGTTCGTGGAATGGTTCGTACAATAAGCCATATGGTAGAAGTCAAAGAAGCTTAA
- the rplQ gene encoding 50S ribosomal protein L17 — MAYRKLGRTSTQRKALLRDLTTDVIINESIVTTEARAKEVRKTVEKMITLGKKGDLASRRKAASFLRREIADARIEDDEVIIESVLDRLFDNYANRYESRNGGYTRILKKGPRRGDAAPMVILELV, encoded by the coding sequence ATGGCATACCGTAAATTAGGACGTACAAGTACTCAACGTAAAGCATTACTACGTGATTTAACGACTGATGTAATTATCAACGAAAGTATCGTAACAACTGAAGCTCGTGCTAAAGAAGTTCGTAAAACTGTTGAAAAAATGATTACATTAGGTAAAAAAGGTGACTTAGCTTCACGTCGTAAGGCAGCTTCATTCTTACGCCGCGAAATAGCTGATGCTCGTATCGAAGATGACGAAGTAATCATTGAATCAGTATTAGATCGTTTATTTGATAATTATGCTAACCGTTATGAAAGCCGTAATGGAGGTTATACACGTATCCTTAAAAAAGGTCCAAGACGTGGTGACGCAGCTCCAATGGTAATCTTAGAGTTAGTTTAA
- a CDS encoding energy-coupling factor transporter transmembrane protein EcfT, whose protein sequence is MFDKLLLGRYIQGESVIHELDPRTKLLGSFFFIVIVFLANHWLSYLLLAAFVFLVIKLSDISISYFLRGIRPMLWIIMFTVVFQMLFTVGGTVYFQLGPITITSLGVLNAVYIFMRLVLIIMMSTILTLTTAPLELTDGIEHLLRPLTRLGFPAHEVALMLSIALRYVPTLMDEAQKIMNAQRARGVEFDEGSFIDRIKAMVPILIPLFVSAFNRADEMAVAMEARGYRGGEGRTKYRQLKYSKIDAYAVVVLLFVTVSLIALRFVVG, encoded by the coding sequence ATGTTTGATAAATTACTTTTAGGTCGTTATATTCAAGGGGAGTCAGTCATTCATGAATTAGACCCGAGAACAAAATTACTAGGAAGCTTTTTCTTTATCGTAATTGTTTTTCTTGCTAATCATTGGTTGTCATACTTGTTACTTGCGGCTTTTGTATTTTTAGTTATTAAATTGAGTGATATTTCTATTTCATATTTTTTACGTGGGATTCGTCCGATGTTATGGATAATTATGTTTACGGTAGTCTTTCAAATGTTATTCACAGTTGGAGGAACGGTATACTTTCAATTAGGTCCAATCACAATAACATCCTTAGGTGTACTGAATGCCGTATATATCTTTATGCGTTTAGTATTAATTATTATGATGTCAACGATCTTGACCTTAACGACAGCACCTTTAGAGTTAACAGATGGAATAGAACACTTATTACGTCCATTAACTCGCTTAGGCTTCCCAGCTCATGAAGTAGCATTAATGTTATCCATTGCTTTGCGTTATGTTCCAACGTTAATGGATGAAGCTCAAAAAATTATGAATGCACAAAGAGCACGTGGAGTTGAATTTGATGAAGGTAGTTTTATTGATCGCATTAAAGCGATGGTACCAATCTTAATTCCACTTTTCGTTAGTGCTTTTAATCGAGCCGATGAGATGGCTGTTGCTATGGAAGCGCGTGGTTATCGAGGCGGAGAAGGCCGAACAAAATATAGACAGTTAAAATATTCTAAAATAGACGCTTATGCTGTTGTTGTACTGTTATTCGTAACTGTATCGCTTATAGCTTTGCGCTTTGTAGTTGGCTAA
- the rplF gene encoding 50S ribosomal protein L6, translating into MSRIGKKPVVIPSGVTVELNGTTATVKGPKGELTRELSPVISLEIADNEITFTRPNDNKANRSIHGTTRSLIANMIEGVSTGFKKELELIGVGYRAQKQGNKLTLSVGLSHPVEFEASEGVDFEVPSNTQIVVQGFNKEKVGELAANIRAVRPPEPYKGKGIRYVGEFVRRKEGKTGK; encoded by the coding sequence GTGAGTCGTATAGGTAAAAAACCTGTAGTAATTCCATCAGGAGTTACCGTAGAACTAAATGGTACTACAGCAACTGTTAAAGGGCCAAAAGGCGAATTAACTCGTGAATTATCACCAGTAATTTCATTAGAAATCGCGGATAACGAAATCACTTTCACTCGTCCAAATGACAATAAAGCCAACCGCTCAATCCATGGTACTACTCGTTCGTTAATTGCTAACATGATCGAGGGTGTATCTACAGGATTTAAAAAAGAATTAGAACTAATTGGTGTTGGTTACCGTGCACAAAAACAAGGTAACAAACTTACTTTAAGTGTTGGTTTATCACATCCAGTTGAATTTGAAGCAAGCGAAGGTGTTGATTTTGAAGTTCCTTCAAACACACAAATCGTAGTTCAAGGATTCAACAAAGAAAAAGTTGGAGAATTAGCAGCAAACATTCGTGCAGTTCGTCCACCAGAGCCGTATAAAGGTAAAGGAATTCGCTATGTTGGTGAATTTGTTCGCCGTAAAGAAGGTAAAACTGGTAAATAA
- the rpsM gene encoding 30S ribosomal protein S13 produces the protein MARIAGVDIPRDKRIVISLTYVFGIGNTTAKQICADANVSENTRVQDLSNDELDRLRSIVDGIKVEGDLRREVSLDIKRLQEIGSYRGNRHRRNLPVRGQNTKNNARTRKGPKKSVQGKK, from the coding sequence ATGGCTCGTATAGCAGGAGTTGATATTCCACGTGACAAACGTATCGTTATTTCATTAACATATGTATTTGGTATCGGGAATACTACAGCAAAACAAATCTGTGCAGATGCAAATGTATCTGAGAACACTCGCGTGCAAGATCTTTCAAACGATGAATTAGACCGTTTACGTTCTATTGTTGACGGAATCAAAGTTGAAGGTGACTTACGTCGTGAAGTAAGTTTAGACATCAAACGATTACAAGAAATCGGTTCATACCGTGGTAACCGTCACCGTCGTAACTTACCAGTTCGCGGACAAAACACTAAAAACAATGCACGTACTCGTAAAGGTCCTAAGAAATCAGTACAAGGTAAGAAATAA
- a CDS encoding energy-coupling factor ABC transporter ATP-binding protein, with protein MTSPIIELKDISFQYQGVDSFALSNVNLSIHKGEWVALIGPNGSGKSTLAKIMNGLLVPESGEVFINGQLLNEETVWEARRSVGMVFQNPDNQFVGATVEDDVAFGLENNGVERLEMIQRVDEALLQVRMSDHKKKEPARLSGGQKQRVALASVIALRPDVILLDEATAMLDPLGREEVIEAIEKVKEQHDLTVISITHDIDEASKADRIIVMQAGEKQNEGVPEDIFNLGENLIDMGLDLPFTQKLKHALIERGVEVPDEYFEEEALLQWIIQSYLTT; from the coding sequence ATGACAAGCCCTATCATCGAACTAAAAGATATATCATTTCAGTATCAAGGTGTAGATTCGTTTGCACTATCAAATGTGAATCTATCCATTCATAAAGGAGAATGGGTTGCATTAATCGGACCGAATGGTTCTGGTAAATCTACTTTAGCTAAAATAATGAATGGTCTGTTAGTACCCGAAAGTGGAGAAGTCTTCATTAATGGTCAATTATTAAATGAAGAAACCGTTTGGGAAGCTAGAAGATCAGTTGGAATGGTGTTCCAAAATCCAGATAACCAATTCGTAGGTGCAACTGTTGAAGACGATGTGGCATTCGGCCTCGAAAATAATGGAGTAGAACGTCTAGAGATGATTCAACGAGTTGATGAAGCATTACTGCAAGTTAGAATGTCAGATCATAAAAAGAAAGAACCAGCTCGATTATCTGGAGGACAAAAACAACGTGTTGCTTTAGCAAGTGTTATCGCATTACGACCGGATGTTATTCTACTTGATGAAGCAACGGCAATGTTAGATCCGTTGGGTCGTGAAGAAGTTATTGAAGCAATTGAAAAAGTAAAAGAACAGCATGACTTAACTGTTATTTCTATTACTCATGATATTGACGAAGCTTCTAAAGCAGATCGTATTATTGTTATGCAAGCAGGAGAGAAGCAAAATGAAGGAGTTCCTGAAGATATCTTTAATTTGGGTGAAAACTTAATTGATATGGGACTTGATCTACCTTTCACTCAAAAGTTGAAACATGCATTAATAGAACGTGGAGTGGAAGTACCTGACGAATATTTCGAGGAGGAGGCTTTATTACAATGGATAATCCAATCGTATTTAACAACGTAG
- the infA gene encoding translation initiation factor IF-1, with product MAKDDVIEVEGIILETLPNAMFKVELENGHEILAHVSGKIRMNYIRILPGDKVTVEMSPYDLTKGRITYRFK from the coding sequence ATGGCTAAAGATGATGTTATTGAAGTAGAAGGAATAATTTTAGAAACCTTGCCAAATGCAATGTTCAAAGTTGAATTAGAAAATGGCCACGAAATTTTAGCTCATGTTTCAGGTAAAATTCGTATGAACTATATCCGTATTTTGCCAGGAGATAAAGTAACAGTTGAAATGTCTCCTTATGATTTGACTAAAGGTCGAATTACATATCGCTTTAAATAG
- the truA gene encoding tRNA pseudouridine(38-40) synthase TruA encodes MTTRYALKIQYDGTNYVGYQIQPNGLSIQESLQKALHLMAKSKPGELIKNSTSGRTDSGVHALGQVVHVDYPAKIQPNSMRKALNSILDQSIRIIDVAQVSDGFHARYHAIGKEYQYRVDINDFPDPFKRLYTTHHPYSFDLGRIQDALNIIIGEHDFSSFCSTKTEIENKVRHVLEAEAWIDEVENELVFRFYGKGFLYNMVRILVGTLLQIGDGLKPVSEMQRLLDVKDRNEAGPTAPPNGLFLMRVDYEVDPFK; translated from the coding sequence ATGACGACACGTTATGCATTAAAAATTCAATATGATGGCACTAACTATGTCGGCTACCAAATACAACCCAATGGACTATCCATTCAGGAATCGTTACAAAAAGCATTACATTTAATGGCTAAGTCTAAACCAGGTGAGTTAATTAAAAATTCAACGTCAGGAAGAACGGACTCTGGAGTTCATGCACTTGGACAAGTAGTACATGTTGATTATCCGGCAAAAATACAGCCTAATTCGATGCGAAAAGCATTAAACAGTATCTTAGACCAGTCTATTAGAATCATCGATGTAGCTCAAGTATCAGACGGATTTCATGCGAGGTATCATGCGATTGGTAAAGAATATCAATATCGCGTAGATATAAATGATTTTCCTGATCCATTTAAACGATTGTATACGACACATCATCCCTACTCTTTTGACTTAGGACGTATCCAAGATGCACTAAATATCATAATTGGAGAACATGATTTCTCAAGTTTCTGTTCTACTAAGACTGAAATCGAGAATAAAGTTCGTCATGTCTTAGAAGCGGAAGCTTGGATAGATGAAGTAGAAAACGAATTAGTATTTCGATTTTATGGGAAAGGTTTCCTGTACAATATGGTTCGAATTCTTGTAGGTACTCTTCTTCAAATTGGAGATGGGTTAAAACCTGTGAGTGAGATGCAACGTTTGTTGGATGTAAAAGACCGTAATGAAGCAGGGCCAACAGCCCCACCAAATGGTTTATTCTTAATGCGCGTCGACTACGAAGTAGATCCATTTAAATAA
- the rplR gene encoding 50S ribosomal protein L18, with amino-acid sequence MISKPERNKLRKKRHLRIRNRISGTAECPRLNVFRSNTNIYAQLIDDVAGVTLVSASSQDEEVKSNGTKVEQAASVGKLIAERATAAGHKAVVFDRGGYVYHGRVEALAVAARENGLEF; translated from the coding sequence ATGATTTCAAAACCAGAAAGAAATAAATTACGTAAGAAAAGACATTTACGTATCCGTAATAGAATCTCTGGTACTGCAGAGTGCCCACGCTTAAACGTATTCCGTTCGAATACGAACATCTACGCTCAATTAATTGATGACGTAGCGGGTGTGACGCTAGTCAGTGCCTCTTCTCAAGACGAAGAAGTTAAATCAAATGGAACTAAAGTCGAACAAGCTGCATCAGTTGGTAAATTAATCGCTGAACGCGCAACAGCTGCTGGACATAAAGCAGTTGTATTTGACCGTGGTGGATATGTATATCACGGACGCGTTGAAGCATTAGCTGTAGCTGCTCGTGAAAACGGCTTAGAATTTTAA
- the rplO gene encoding 50S ribosomal protein L15: MKLHTLQPAEGSRKLRNRVGRGQGSGNGKTAGRGQKGQKARSGGGVRLGFEGGQQPLFRRLPKRGFTNINRKDYAVVNLETLNRFEDGTTVTPALLIESGVVKNELSGVKILGDGNLEKKLTVQAAKFSKSAEEAITAAGGSIEVI, from the coding sequence ATGAAACTTCATACATTACAACCTGCTGAAGGATCTCGCAAATTACGTAACCGTGTTGGGCGTGGTCAAGGTTCAGGTAACGGAAAGACTGCTGGTCGTGGACAAAAAGGTCAAAAAGCACGCTCAGGTGGAGGAGTACGTTTAGGATTTGAAGGTGGACAACAACCTTTATTCCGTCGTTTACCAAAACGTGGTTTCACTAACATTAATCGTAAAGATTATGCAGTAGTGAACTTAGAAACATTAAACCGTTTTGAAGATGGCACAACAGTTACACCAGCTTTATTAATTGAATCTGGAGTTGTGAAAAACGAATTGTCAGGAGTTAAAATTTTAGGTGATGGTAATTTAGAAAAGAAATTAACAGTACAAGCTGCTAAGTTCTCTAAATCTGCTGAAGAAGCAATCACTGCTGCTGGTGGATCGATCGAGGTGATTTAA
- a CDS encoding adenylate kinase, whose translation MNILLMGLPGAGKGTQSEHISKDYPMVHIATGDIFREAIKNETKLGLEAKSYTDAGNLVPDDVTNNLVRERLSQTDVQADGFMLDGYPRTLQQAHALEENLKDMNSDIDAVIYIDVNSEVLEERLSGRIICRDCGATYHKVYNPPSVDGVCDSCGSHDFYQREDDKPEKVRHRINLQMESIKPILEFYDDKNILHRISGENPIEVVYREIRNILGE comes from the coding sequence ATGAATATTTTATTAATGGGCCTTCCCGGAGCAGGGAAAGGAACACAAAGTGAACATATCTCCAAAGACTATCCAATGGTACATATTGCTACAGGGGATATCTTCCGTGAAGCAATAAAGAATGAAACGAAATTGGGATTAGAAGCTAAATCATATACTGATGCTGGTAATCTTGTGCCTGATGATGTTACGAACAACTTAGTTCGCGAGCGTTTATCACAAACAGATGTTCAAGCTGATGGATTTATGTTAGACGGCTACCCAAGAACGCTTCAACAAGCACATGCACTAGAAGAGAATTTAAAAGATATGAATTCTGATATTGACGCTGTTATTTATATTGATGTTAATTCAGAAGTCCTAGAAGAACGTCTAAGTGGTCGAATTATTTGTCGTGACTGTGGAGCTACTTATCATAAAGTATACAATCCACCTTCTGTTGACGGAGTTTGTGATAGCTGTGGTTCTCACGATTTCTATCAACGTGAAGACGACAAACCTGAAAAAGTTAGACACCGTATTAACTTACAGATGGAATCAATCAAACCGATCTTAGAATTCTACGATGATAAAAACATACTACACCGCATTAGTGGTGAAAATCCGATTGAAGTAGTTTATCGTGAGATACGTAATATTCTTGGAGAATAG
- a CDS encoding DNA-directed RNA polymerase subunit alpha, giving the protein MIEIEKPEITTVEVSEDEKFGKIVIEPLERGYGTTLGNSLRRILLSSLPGAAVTNIQIDGVLHEFATVDGVVEDVPTIILNLKKLALKLHTDESKVIELNVTGPKTVTAADIIHDNDVQILNPDLHICTLAQDAELNMRINVSNGRGYARSDYNKTDDMPIGVLPIDSIYTPIEKVNYQVENTRIGQKNVFDKLTLDIWTDGSISPEKSLSLAAKILTEHLNIFVNLNDEAREAEIMVEKEEAEKEKVLIMTIEELDLSVRSYNCLKRAGINTIQELTNKTEAEMMKVRNLGRKSLAEVKGKLDDLGLGLKDDE; this is encoded by the coding sequence ATGATCGAGATTGAAAAACCAGAGATTACAACGGTTGAAGTCAGTGAAGACGAAAAATTTGGCAAGATCGTGATTGAACCATTAGAACGTGGATATGGAACAACTCTTGGAAACTCATTACGTCGTATTCTGCTATCTTCCTTACCAGGTGCAGCAGTAACTAATATTCAAATTGATGGTGTACTACATGAGTTTGCTACAGTCGATGGTGTAGTTGAAGATGTTCCAACGATCATTTTAAACTTAAAGAAGTTAGCCCTTAAATTGCACACGGATGAAAGCAAAGTAATTGAATTAAATGTTACGGGTCCAAAAACAGTAACTGCTGCAGACATTATTCATGATAATGATGTACAAATTTTAAATCCTGATTTACATATTTGTACCTTAGCTCAAGACGCAGAATTGAACATGCGAATTAATGTTTCAAACGGTCGAGGCTATGCACGTAGCGACTACAATAAGACTGATGATATGCCAATCGGTGTATTACCAATCGATTCAATTTATACACCAATTGAAAAAGTGAATTATCAAGTAGAAAATACTCGCATTGGTCAAAAAAATGTGTTCGATAAATTAACTTTAGACATTTGGACAGACGGATCTATTAGTCCAGAAAAATCATTAAGTTTAGCTGCAAAAATATTGACTGAACATTTAAATATCTTTGTAAACTTAAACGATGAAGCTCGTGAAGCTGAAATTATGGTTGAAAAGGAAGAAGCAGAAAAAGAAAAAGTTCTTATCATGACAATTGAGGAACTAGACTTATCTGTTCGTTCTTACAACTGCTTAAAACGTGCTGGAATTAATACAATTCAAGAACTTACAAACAAAACAGAAGCAGAAATGATGAAAGTTCGTAACTTAGGACGTAAATCATTAGCTGAAGTTAAAGGCAAATTAGATGATCTTGGCCTAGGTCTGAAAGACGACGAATAG
- the secY gene encoding preprotein translocase subunit SecY — MFSFLKNAFAVRDIRRRILFTLFIFAVFRLGSHIPVPGVNAGALQSLSNTGVLGLLNTFGGGALQRYSIFAMGVSPYITASIIMQLLQMDLVPKFTEWAKQGEVGRRKLNQSTTYAAIVLGFIQSLGLSFGFNQLSGLGLIDNPTTATYLTIALILTSGTMFLVWLGEQITRNGVGNGVSMLIFAGIIAEVPKDFYGFFQNSISGIAGSELTQNLLILLAIVMVIVISIVIVVLMERAQRRIPIHHSKKASGARHTAHLPLKINSAGVIPVIFATSFITTPQTIFSFLSTENAGPVMQFFGNLFNLQHPLGAVFYTVLLIAFTYFYSLIQVNPEKVAENLQKQGAYIPSVRPGNDTETFITRLINRLSGVGALYLTLIAVLPIVAGFIWEIPMNISLSGTSILIVVGVAIETTKQIEGRMVKRRYKGFLYQ, encoded by the coding sequence ATGTTTTCCTTCTTGAAAAATGCATTCGCTGTTAGAGATATTCGACGTAGAATTCTTTTTACTTTGTTTATCTTTGCAGTATTCCGTTTAGGTTCACATATCCCAGTTCCAGGCGTTAATGCTGGAGCTTTACAATCATTAAGTAATACTGGGGTATTAGGCTTATTGAATACTTTTGGTGGGGGAGCACTTCAGAGATATTCTATCTTTGCGATGGGTGTTTCACCATACATTACAGCATCAATCATTATGCAATTATTGCAGATGGACTTAGTACCTAAATTTACCGAGTGGGCCAAACAAGGTGAGGTCGGTAGACGTAAGTTAAATCAATCAACTACATACGCGGCTATAGTTTTAGGATTTATTCAATCTTTAGGTTTATCATTTGGATTCAACCAGTTATCTGGTTTAGGACTAATTGATAACCCAACAACTGCTACATACTTGACGATAGCTTTAATCTTAACTTCTGGAACAATGTTCCTAGTATGGTTAGGTGAGCAAATCACACGTAATGGTGTCGGTAACGGAGTATCAATGTTGATCTTTGCCGGTATTATCGCAGAAGTACCTAAAGACTTTTACGGATTCTTCCAAAACTCAATTTCTGGTATAGCAGGTAGCGAGCTTACTCAAAACTTGTTAATTTTACTAGCAATTGTTATGGTTATCGTAATAAGTATTGTAATTGTTGTTCTAATGGAAAGAGCACAAAGACGTATTCCAATTCATCACTCTAAGAAAGCTTCAGGTGCCAGACATACTGCTCACCTGCCGTTAAAGATTAACTCTGCTGGTGTTATACCCGTGATTTTCGCAACATCATTTATAACAACACCGCAAACTATCTTTTCTTTCTTAAGTACAGAAAACGCTGGACCCGTGATGCAATTTTTCGGAAACTTGTTTAATTTACAACATCCATTAGGTGCAGTATTCTATACTGTCTTATTAATTGCCTTTACATACTTTTATTCATTAATTCAGGTTAACCCTGAAAAAGTAGCAGAAAACTTACAGAAACAAGGCGCTTATATTCCAAGTGTACGTCCTGGTAATGATACTGAGACATTTATTACACGACTAATTAATCGTTTAAGTGGGGTCGGCGCATTATATCTAACATTAATTGCCGTCTTGCCGATTGTTGCTGGATTTATCTGGGAAATACCAATGAATATATCACTAAGTGGAACAAGTATTTTGATTGTTGTAGGTGTTGCAATTGAGACAACTAAACAAATCGAAGGTAGAATGGTTAAACGTCGCTATAAAGGATTTCTTTATCAATAG
- a CDS encoding energy-coupling factor ABC transporter ATP-binding protein: MDNPIVFNNVDHVYNANSPFAVSALSNVSLNIPKGKITAIIGHTGSGKSTLIQHLNVLLRPTQGTITINGEKITHDSKNKNLKALRKQVSVVFQFPESQLFEETVLKDVMFGPLNFGVSEEEAERIAREKLSLVGLPENLYDRSPFDLSGGQMRRVAIAGVLALEPNVLVLDEPTAGLDPAGQKYMLEMFVNLHKEQNLTLVLVTHQMEDVALYADNVIVMENGTIAKSGAPLDIFSDESKLESLQLSLPQSLKFFKDIDNNLHTNYIKEAQPITIDQLADEIVKIKQSQTLGKEVSQ, encoded by the coding sequence ATGGATAATCCAATCGTATTTAACAACGTAGACCATGTATATAATGCTAATAGTCCTTTCGCTGTTTCAGCGTTAAGTAATGTCAGTTTAAATATTCCAAAAGGAAAGATAACTGCAATTATTGGACATACTGGATCTGGAAAATCGACACTGATTCAACATTTAAATGTTTTACTGAGGCCAACACAAGGTACAATAACAATAAATGGTGAAAAAATCACTCATGATTCTAAGAATAAAAATCTTAAAGCATTGAGAAAGCAAGTAAGTGTTGTTTTTCAATTTCCTGAATCTCAATTATTCGAAGAAACTGTTTTAAAAGATGTTATGTTTGGACCATTAAATTTCGGAGTATCAGAAGAAGAAGCTGAACGTATTGCACGAGAAAAACTATCATTAGTTGGTTTACCAGAGAATTTGTATGATCGTTCACCATTCGATTTGAGTGGGGGACAGATGAGAAGAGTTGCTATTGCTGGGGTCTTAGCCTTAGAGCCAAATGTACTTGTATTAGATGAACCAACAGCTGGTTTAGACCCAGCAGGACAAAAGTATATGCTTGAGATGTTTGTGAATTTACACAAAGAACAAAACTTAACTCTAGTATTAGTAACTCATCAGATGGAAGATGTGGCCTTATATGCTGATAATGTTATAGTCATGGAAAACGGAACGATTGCTAAATCTGGTGCGCCACTGGATATCTTTAGTGATGAAAGTAAGCTTGAATCACTGCAATTGTCGCTGCCACAATCACTGAAGTTCTTCAAAGATATAGATAACAATCTACATACGAATTATATTAAAGAAGCTCAACCCATTACAATTGATCAATTAGCAGATGAAATAGTGAAAATTAAACAGTCACAGACACTAGGAAAAGAGGTGTCACAGTAA
- the rpsE gene encoding 30S ribosomal protein S5, which translates to MEFINPATLGEIEDRVVAINRVTKVVKGGRRLRFSALVVVGDKNGHVGFGTGKAQEVPEAIRKGIEDAKRNMIKVPTSGTTIPHEVIGEFCGGQVLLKPATAGSGVAAGGPVRAVIELAGIADVTSKSLGSNTPINMITATIEGLKNLKEAEQVAALRGKSVEELLG; encoded by the coding sequence ATGGAATTTATTAATCCAGCAACATTAGGCGAAATTGAAGATCGCGTAGTTGCCATTAACCGCGTAACTAAAGTTGTTAAAGGTGGACGTCGTCTACGTTTCTCTGCTTTAGTAGTCGTTGGTGACAAAAATGGTCACGTTGGTTTCGGTACAGGTAAAGCTCAAGAAGTACCAGAAGCTATCCGTAAAGGAATCGAAGATGCTAAGAGAAACATGATTAAAGTACCTACATCAGGAACAACTATTCCTCATGAAGTTATTGGTGAATTCTGTGGAGGTCAAGTATTACTTAAACCTGCAACAGCCGGATCTGGAGTTGCCGCTGGTGGCCCAGTTCGTGCCGTTATTGAGTTAGCTGGAATTGCTGACGTAACAAGTAAATCACTTGGTTCAAACACACCAATTAATATGATTACTGCAACTATTGAAGGTCTAAAAAATCTTAAAGAAGCTGAACAAGTTGCTGCATTACGTGGCAAGTCAGTTGAAGAACTTTTAGGATAG
- the rpmJ gene encoding 50S ribosomal protein L36, which translates to MKVRASVKPICEKCKVIRRNGKVMVICENPKHKQRQG; encoded by the coding sequence ATGAAAGTTAGAGCATCAGTAAAACCAATTTGTGAGAAATGCAAAGTTATCCGCCGTAACGGTAAAGTAATGGTAATTTGCGAAAATCCAAAACACAAACAACGTCAAGGTTAA
- the rpsK gene encoding 30S ribosomal protein S11: MAKRQQARRRRRDRKNIERGIAHIRSTFNNTIVMITDENGNALSWSSAGSLGFRGSKKSTPFAAQMASEVAAKGAMEHGMKSVEVAVKGPGSGRESAIRSLQAAGLEVSAIRDVTPIPHNGARPPKRRRV; the protein is encoded by the coding sequence ATGGCAAAAAGACAACAAGCTCGTAGACGTCGTCGCGACAGAAAAAATATTGAACGTGGAATTGCACATATTCGTTCTACATTCAATAACACAATCGTTATGATTACTGACGAGAATGGTAACGCACTTTCTTGGTCATCAGCTGGATCATTAGGATTCCGCGGATCAAAAAAATCTACTCCATTCGCAGCTCAAATGGCATCAGAAGTTGCTGCTAAAGGCGCAATGGAACATGGTATGAAATCTGTAGAAGTTGCAGTTAAAGGACCAGGTTCTGGTCGTGAATCAGCAATTCGTTCATTACAAGCAGCTGGATTAGAAGTATCAGCTATTCGTGACGTTACCCCAATCCCACATAATGGTGCTCGCCCACCAAAACGTCGTCGTGTTTAA